One Mycolicibacterium rufum genomic window, CCTCAGGCTACGAAGGGCGCATAAAGCCGCCTAGGGACCATGGTCCACTGATCGGGGGATGACAGGCCCGAATGCAGGGAAGCGAGCCGGACTGGCTATCGACCGGGAGTTTCCTGCGCGGCACGGCGGCTGCGCGCCGACGCGTACAGGCAGATCGACGCGGCCGAGGCGACGTTGAGGCTCTCGGCCTCCCCCGTCATCGGGATGTGCACCCGCGCCGACGCGAGCGCGGCCACGTCGTCGGGCAGTCCGTGCGCCTCGGGTCCGAACAGCCATGCCGTCGGCGCGGACCCGTCGACGTCGTCGACACTCACGTCGCCATCGAGCACGGTGGCCAGGATGTGCAAGCCCGCGTCCTTCAATCTGGCCACGACGTTCACCGCGTCGGGTTCGCTGACCACCGGGACGGAGAAGATGCTGCCCGCCGACGCCCGCAGACACTTGCCGTTGTAGGGGTCCACACTCGGACCGGCGAGAACCACGGCGTCGGCGCCCATCGCATCGGCCACCCGGATCAGTGTTCCGGCGTTTCCGGGTTCGGAGATGCCGACCGGCACGGCCACCAGCGACGGCTTGCTCGTCAGCACGGCGCCGAGGTCAGGGTCGGGCATCGCGCAGACCGCGACCAACCCGACCGGAGTCACCGTGTCGGACAACACTTTCGCTGCCCGCTCGGTTACCAGCTCGACCGGGGCGCCGGACAGCAGGTCGGAGAATCGCTGCGCGGCCGCCTCGGTCGCGAACAGCTCCGAAACGAGTCCGCGCCGCAACGCTGCCTCGACGAGGTTGGGCCCCTCGGCGAGAAAACGTGCGGCGCGGCGGCGCCCGACGTGACGGTGCAGCTTGGCCGCCGCCGCCACCCGGGCAGATCGCTCGGTGAGCGTCAGGCAGCCTCGCCCGACGGAGCGTTGACATCCTCGGGCAGAGCGGCCTTGGCGGCCTCCACCAGAGCCGTGAACGCGGCCGGGTCGCTGACGGCGATCTCGGCCAGGTTCTTGCGGTCCACCTCGATGCCGGCGGCCTTGAGGCCCTGGATCAGGCGGTTGTAGGTGATGTCGTTGGCCCGTGCGGCGGCGTTGATACGGGTGATCCACAACTTGCGGAAATCGCCCTTGCGCGCCTTGCGGTCACGGTAGGCGTAGGTCAGCGAATGAAGCTGCTGCTCCTTGGCCTTGCGGTACAGGCGGGACCGCTGGCCGCGGTAGCCCTTCGATGCCTTGAGGACGGTGCGCCGCTTCTTCTGCGCGTTGACTGCGCGCTTCACGCGTGCCATGAGGGTGTTTCCTATCTTGTTCGGGTCAGGGATGGCGCACGAAGCGCCGACAGTGTCAGCCGTTCAGCATCTTCGCGACACGCTTGGTGTCGTTCGCGGCCACCGCGGTCCGGCCGGCGAGCCGGCGCGTGCGGGAAGAAGGCTTGTGCTCGAGCAGGTGCCTACGGTTGGCCTTCTGCCGGACGATCTTGCCGGTTCCGGTCTTCCGGAACCGCTTCGAAGCGCCGCTGTGGGTCTTCGCCTTGGGCATGTTTCCTCAGTTCTGTGGTGTGTCGGTCTGGGTGTCGGCGCCGCCGCGGGCGGGAGCCTCTGCCTGCTGCGCCGCCTTCGCACGAGTCTTCGCGCCGCGGTGCGGGGCCAGCACCATCGTCATGTTGCGGCCGTCCTGCTTCGCGGACGTCTCGACGAAGCCGTAGTCGGCGACGTCGGCGCCCAGGCGCTGCAGGAGCCGGAAACCCAATTCGGGTCGCGACTGCTCGCGTCCGCGGAACATGATCGTCACCTTGACCTTGGACCCGGCTTCGAGGAAGCGGATCACGTGACCCTTCTTGGTCTCGTAGTCGTGCGGGTCGATCTTGGGACGGAGCTTCTGCTCCTTGACGACGGTCTGCTGCTGGTTCTTGCGAGACTCGCGTGCCTTCTGCGCCGTCTCGTACTTGAACTTGCCGTAGTCCATGATCTTGCACACGGGCGGCTTGGCGTCCGGGGCAACTTCGACGAGGTCGAGATCGGCGTCCGCGGCGACGCGGAGTGCATCTTCGATGCGCACGATGCCTACCTGCTCACCGCCCGGTCCGATCAGACGGACTTCAGGTACGCGAATGCGCTCGTTGACGCGGGTCTCAGTGCTGATGGGGCCTCCCTGGATAGTTCCTGCTGTCTTCGCAGAACCCCATCCCGGTGGCAGAATGCTCCCGCAGGAACACATAAGCCCTGCTCAGAGCAGGGCCCAATGCCGACCAGGCCAGATGGCGGTGACATCGTCACCGATATCCGGACCGGACCGCGCTCCCTTCGACTGATCGTCGGAAGACGGTGGGAGTGGGACTCCACTTACTGTCCCTGGCGTCAGCCGGGACGGTCGCGCATGCCAGTCTAGCAGGCATGACCGAGAGCTCCGCACATCCCGCAGACCAGCCGCCGGCCCGCGAACTGGCCGACGTCCCCGCGGTCGAGGTGATCACCCGGGCTGCGGTGATGCTGATGAGCGCGGCCGCGGAGAAGCTCGGCCTGTCGGCCGACGACCCCGACGAGAGCCCCCACCGTGACCTCGACGAGGCGCGCCGGCTGATCACCGCGCTCGCGGGCCTGGTGACGTCATCGGCCGAATACCTCGGCCCGCACGCCGGCCCGGTCCGCGACGGCCTCAAGACGCTGCAGCTCGCCTTCCGCGAGGCCAGCGCCGCGCCCGACGAACCCGGCAAGGGTCCGGGCGAGAAATACACCGGGCCGGTCTGGTAACACCACATTTGCAGGCCAAGCGCCTATCCTCGCGGCCTATGACCTCCACCGGCCTCGCGAGGACACGTCCGGCATCCCCCTACCGCTGGGTGCCCGCGGCGGCCGGCTGGATCGTCGGTGTCATCGCGACGCTGTCCCTGCTGGCCAGCATCTCGCCGCTGATCCGTTACGTCATCAAGGTCCCCCGCGAGTTCGTCAACGCCTACATCTTCAACTTCCCCGACACCAGCTTCGCCTGGGCGTTCGTGCTGGCCCTGCTGGCGGCCGCGCTGGCGGCGCGCAAACGCATCGCCTGGTGGTTGCTGCTCGGCTACATGGTGGCCGCGGTGGCCTGGAACGTCGCCGGCGCCGCCGAGCGAGGCGAGCGATGGTTCCAGGAAGTCGGCGAGATGGTGGGCCTGGCGTTTCACCTGGTGGCGATCGTGTGCCTGGTGCTGGCGCGCAAGCAGTTCTGGGCCAAAGTCCGCCGCGGCGCCCTGCTCAAGGCGGCGCTCGTGCTCCTCGCCGGGATGGCGGTCGGCACGCTGATCGGGTGGGGTCTGCTCGAACTGTTCCCCGGATCGCTGGCCCGCCCCGACCGCTTCCTCTACGCCCTGAACCGCGTCAGCGCGTTCGCCGGCGCAGACGCCGACAGCTTCTCCGGCCATCCGCACGTGTTCGTCAACGCGCTGCTCGGACTCTTCGGGGCGCTGGCCCTGATGGTCGCCGCCATCGTGCTGTTCCAGTCCCAGCGCGCGGACAACGCGCTCACCGGGGAGGACGAGTCGGCGATTCGCGGCCTGCTCGAATTGTTCGGCAAGAACGACTCACTGGGTTACTTCGCCACCCGCCGCGACAAGGCCGTCGTCTTCGCGCCCAACGGCCGGGCGGCCATCACCTACCGCGTCGAGGTCGGGGTCTGCCTGGCCAGTGGCGATCCGGTCGGTGACCCGAAGGCGTGGCCGCAGGCGATCGCGGCGTGGCTGGACCTGTGCCAGACCTACGGCTGGGCGCCCGGCGTGATGGGCGCCAGTTCCGCTGGGGCGCAGGCATTTCGCGAGGCCGGCCTCAACGCGCTGCAACTCGGCGACGAGGCGATCCTGCATCCCGCCGACTTTCGACTCTCCGGCCCCGAGATGCGCGCCGTGCGGCAGGCCGTCACACGGGCCCGCCGCGCCGGCGTCACCGTCCGGATGCGTCGCCACCGCGACCTGTCCGCCGAGGAGATGGCCACGGCGATCGAGCGCGCCGACGCCTGGCGCGACACCGCCGACGAGCGCGGCTTCTCCATGGCGCTGGGCCGGTTGGGCGACCCCGCCGACGGCGACTGCCTGCTGGTCGAGGCGGTGCAGGGCGAGAACGACACGGTGGTCGCGATGCTCTCCCTGGTGCCCTGGGGATCCACCGGAGTGTCTCTGGACCTGATGCGGCGCTCCCCGCAATCCCCCAACGGCACCATCGAACTGATGGTCAGCGAGCTGTGCCTGCAGGCCGAGGACATCGGCGTCACCCGCATCTCGCTGAACTTCGCGATGTTCCGGTCGGCCTTCGAACAGGGCGCCCAACTCGGCGCGGGCCCCGTCGCCCGGTTGTGGCGTGGGCTGCTGGTGTTCTTCTCGCGGTGGTGGCAGCTCGAGACGCTGTACCGGTCGAACATGAAGTATCAGCCGCAGTGGGTGCCGCGGTACGCCTGCTACGAGGACGCGCGACTGGTCCCCCGCGTCGGTGTCGCGTCGGTGATCGCGGAAGGCTTTCTGGTGCTGCCGTTCTCGCGGCGCCACGAACAACCCCACACCGGCCATCACATCGCCGCCCCCGGCACGCTGGTGGCCACCGGCCTGCTGCACAGCGACGGCTCCGCACCGGATCTGGACACCCTGCAGGCCGACCTCCCCGACGACGACGCCCGGCCGCGACTGCCCGAACAGGTGCGTGTGCGGATGGCCAAACTCAAGGCCCTGCAGGACGAGGGCGTCGACGCCTACCCGGTGGGCAGCCCGCCGAGCCACACCGTCGCCGAGGCACTCGACTGCCCCGAGGGCACGGCGGTGACGGTCGCCGGCCGGGTGCTGCGGCTGCGCGACTACGGCGGCGTGCTGTTCGTCGCCCTGCGTGACTGGTCCGGCGAAGCTCAACTGCTGCTGGACAATTCGCTGCTCGAGGCGGGCAGCACCGCCGACTTCACCCGCGCGGTCGACCTCGGTGACCTCCTCGAGGTGACCGGGGCGATGGGCCGCAGCCGCTCCGGCGCCTGGTCGATCCTGGTGAAGCAGTGGCGCCTGATCGGCAAATGCCTGCGGCCGCTGCCGGACAAGTGGAAGGGCATGACCGATCAGGAGGCCCGCGTGCGCGCACGCTATGTCGACCTGGCCGTGAACACCGAGGCGCGCGACCTGATCCGGGCGCGCAGCGCGGTCCTGCACTCCATCCGCCAAACCCTGGTCGGGAAGGGCTTTCTCGAGGTCGAAACGCCCATCCTGCAGCAGATCCACGGCGGCGCCAACGCTCGCCCGTTCCTGACCCACATCAACGCCTACGACCTCGATCTGTATCTGCGCATCGCCCCCGAGCTCTACCTCAAGCGCCTCTGCGTGGGCGGCGTCGAGCGGGTGTTCGAGCTCGGGCGGGCCTTCCGCAACGAAGGGGTCGACTTCAGCCACAACCCCGAATTCACGCTGCTGGAGGCGTATCAGGCTCACGCCGACTACCGCGTCTGGATCGACGGCGCCCGCGAACTGATCCAGAACGCCGCGCAGGCGGCCAACGGGGCCCAAGTGTTTCTGCGCCCGAGCGCCAACGGCACACTCGAACCCGTCGACATCTCCGGGCCCTGGACCGTCACCACGGTGCACGATGCCGTGTCGCGGGCGCTGGGGGAACACATCGACCCGACCACGGATCTGGCCACCCTGCGCCGACTCTGCGACAAGGCCGCGATCCCCTACCTCACCCACTGGGACGCGGGCGCGGTGGTGCTGGAGATGTACGAGCATCTCGTCGAGGACCGCACCGAGGAACCCACGTTCTACACGGACTTCCCCACCTCGGTGTCGCCGCTGACCCGGCCGCACCGCAGCATCGCCGGGGTGGCCGAGCGCTGGGACCTGGTGGCCTGGGGCGTCGAACTCGGCACGGCCTACAGCGAACTCACCGATCCGGTGGAGCAGCGCCGCCGCCTGCAGGAGCAGTCGCTGCTGGCCGCCGGCGGTGATCCGGAGGCGATGGAGCTCGACGAGGACTTCTTGCAGGCGATGGAGTACGCGATGCCGCCCACCGGCGGCCTGGGCATGGGCGTGGATCGGGTGGTCATGA contains:
- a CDS encoding DUF1844 domain-containing protein, which encodes MTESSAHPADQPPARELADVPAVEVITRAAVMLMSAAAEKLGLSADDPDESPHRDLDEARRLITALAGLVTSSAEYLGPHAGPVRDGLKTLQLAFREASAAPDEPGKGPGEKYTGPVW
- a CDS encoding TrmH family RNA methyltransferase; protein product: MAAAAKLHRHVGRRRAARFLAEGPNLVEAALRRGLVSELFATEAAAQRFSDLLSGAPVELVTERAAKVLSDTVTPVGLVAVCAMPDPDLGAVLTSKPSLVAVPVGISEPGNAGTLIRVADAMGADAVVLAGPSVDPYNGKCLRASAGSIFSVPVVSEPDAVNVVARLKDAGLHILATVLDGDVSVDDVDGSAPTAWLFGPEAHGLPDDVAALASARVHIPMTGEAESLNVASAASICLYASARSRRAAQETPGR
- the rplT gene encoding 50S ribosomal protein L20; the encoded protein is MARVKRAVNAQKKRRTVLKASKGYRGQRSRLYRKAKEQQLHSLTYAYRDRKARKGDFRKLWITRINAAARANDITYNRLIQGLKAAGIEVDRKNLAEIAVSDPAAFTALVEAAKAALPEDVNAPSGEAA
- the lysX gene encoding bifunctional lysylphosphatidylglycerol synthetase/lysine--tRNA ligase LysX: MTSTGLARTRPASPYRWVPAAAGWIVGVIATLSLLASISPLIRYVIKVPREFVNAYIFNFPDTSFAWAFVLALLAAALAARKRIAWWLLLGYMVAAVAWNVAGAAERGERWFQEVGEMVGLAFHLVAIVCLVLARKQFWAKVRRGALLKAALVLLAGMAVGTLIGWGLLELFPGSLARPDRFLYALNRVSAFAGADADSFSGHPHVFVNALLGLFGALALMVAAIVLFQSQRADNALTGEDESAIRGLLELFGKNDSLGYFATRRDKAVVFAPNGRAAITYRVEVGVCLASGDPVGDPKAWPQAIAAWLDLCQTYGWAPGVMGASSAGAQAFREAGLNALQLGDEAILHPADFRLSGPEMRAVRQAVTRARRAGVTVRMRRHRDLSAEEMATAIERADAWRDTADERGFSMALGRLGDPADGDCLLVEAVQGENDTVVAMLSLVPWGSTGVSLDLMRRSPQSPNGTIELMVSELCLQAEDIGVTRISLNFAMFRSAFEQGAQLGAGPVARLWRGLLVFFSRWWQLETLYRSNMKYQPQWVPRYACYEDARLVPRVGVASVIAEGFLVLPFSRRHEQPHTGHHIAAPGTLVATGLLHSDGSAPDLDTLQADLPDDDARPRLPEQVRVRMAKLKALQDEGVDAYPVGSPPSHTVAEALDCPEGTAVTVAGRVLRLRDYGGVLFVALRDWSGEAQLLLDNSLLEAGSTADFTRAVDLGDLLEVTGAMGRSRSGAWSILVKQWRLIGKCLRPLPDKWKGMTDQEARVRARYVDLAVNTEARDLIRARSAVLHSIRQTLVGKGFLEVETPILQQIHGGANARPFLTHINAYDLDLYLRIAPELYLKRLCVGGVERVFELGRAFRNEGVDFSHNPEFTLLEAYQAHADYRVWIDGARELIQNAAQAANGAQVFLRPSANGTLEPVDISGPWTVTTVHDAVSRALGEHIDPTTDLATLRRLCDKAAIPYLTHWDAGAVVLEMYEHLVEDRTEEPTFYTDFPTSVSPLTRPHRSIAGVAERWDLVAWGVELGTAYSELTDPVEQRRRLQEQSLLAAGGDPEAMELDEDFLQAMEYAMPPTGGLGMGVDRVVMMITGRSIRETLPFPLAKPR
- the rpmI gene encoding 50S ribosomal protein L35, which encodes MPKAKTHSGASKRFRKTGTGKIVRQKANRRHLLEHKPSSRTRRLAGRTAVAANDTKRVAKMLNG
- the infC gene encoding translation initiation factor IF-3, which translates into the protein MCSCGSILPPGWGSAKTAGTIQGGPISTETRVNERIRVPEVRLIGPGGEQVGIVRIEDALRVAADADLDLVEVAPDAKPPVCKIMDYGKFKYETAQKARESRKNQQQTVVKEQKLRPKIDPHDYETKKGHVIRFLEAGSKVKVTIMFRGREQSRPELGFRLLQRLGADVADYGFVETSAKQDGRNMTMVLAPHRGAKTRAKAAQQAEAPARGGADTQTDTPQN